GAGCAATTCCCGGATGAGCAAGCCTGTCGCGACTATCTCTTTCAGGTTCGTTGGCCGCGTGGTTTCATTTGTACGAAATGCGGAGAAAACCAATATACCCTCATTCTAACTCGTCATTTGTATGAGTGTTCTAATTGTAGGACTCAAATTTCTATTACAGCCAATACGGTTATGCACCGTACGAAGCTGCCGCTCAGCTATTGGCTGCTCACCTTCTACTGGGTTGCCTCTGGTGAACAATGCTCAGCTCGCAAAATAGCCAAAACACTTCAAGTCCAATATCGCACCGCGCTTCGCTTGCTGGATCAAGTCCGATACGCCATGTTCCGAGCTGAATATGATGCTTTATTTTCCTTTTGGTTGCCTAACGACAAGCATGCTACTCCTTATGTCGTTAAGAAAGGAAAGCATAAAATGGTTAATAAAGCAGGGTTGTTCATAAAAAGGCATTACCGGCACGTCTCCCCAACGAGTAAACATAAATACTTCTATGAATATCGCTTCCGTAGTATCAACCAATATGATCCAGCAGCGGCTATCGACAAACTGATTAACAGTGGCTCCTCGACTATTTACTCACTTAATGAATACCATAGAAAAACAATTTCTAAGAAAGCAACGGTTTGACGTTAATGTGGGTTTGTTTCATTTGGTACTTGTCTAATTTAAATAAAAAAAGACAGACCGCATGAAGAATACGGACTGTCGATGAATTATTGAACTTGAATTTCAGTAAGCTCCTGAGCTCTGTTTTTTACTCTAGCATTCTCAGCTGCCTGGCCCAGAAGGTCTGTTACATTTATGCTGTCCCGAATGTTTCTTAACATATACGTTGGTGTTGTAGTGTCCGTAGAATATATCGTAATGTCTCCAAATTTCAATATTCTCTCTAGCAAATTCCGTTTCAAGGTTATGTCCCGTATACGATACAATTGAATTTCTTCTCGCCTCTTAGTGAAGATACCTTTCTCCACGATGACTCTTCGCTCAGTGATCTGATAACGAGTAAAGCTTGGAATCCCGTAGTTAAAAGGCTTACCCTCCCAAAGCACATTCTCGTTTAACATCTCAACATCTCCCTAAAATGGATGATTTCTAGTCCTATTGTACACTAGAAAAACATCCCTGGTCCCATAAATCGTATTAGGATTTAGATAAATTAGGTGGACCAGAATACAAGTGAGCGTAAATCGCGTTCTGCTTCCTGCTTCATAAGAGCTTTGCCCATTTCCGTGTCAATAATCGGTTCGCCGTTCCACATTTCCACCTTGAGCTTAACGATCTTTCTCCTTTGAATGATCGTCTGAAAAGCCGATTGTAAAAGCTTCACCAGATGATCAATTGGAACATCCTTCTCATTCTCGTCAGCTGTAGAAACCTGATATACTTTTCTCCCATTGTTTTCAATCCATAATACCCATTGATTGTCCTTCAACAGCAAGAAGTTTCCCGGCTTACGAGAGAACGATATAGCGGGGGTTCCGGATGCTCCCTGTGCTCCCTGTGCTCCCTGAGGCCAGTCTATCATTAGACCGTAAGGGTTAGCTGGATCTGCTGAGCATAAGATTGTTGCGCGGTTGTCTGATATATCGGGTAGCGGCTGTCTCACGGAATCGTTTAGCTCGCGTGTTGTAAACTGGAGAGAAGGTATTCCTCGAATGAAAGCCCCCCTTGTCAGGACGCCCCATTCCTCTAGCCTTTTTAGAACAGGGTAACAAGTGTCCCAAGTAAAGGGCGAGGCTCTAGCGATCAGCTCTTTGTTAATTAATCCGTACACTTTAAGCAAATGATGTGTCCATATTAGCACTGGAGAATCTTTTTCTGCTGAGTCCGATGTCTTATTGCTATCTGAAGCAGCCGTATCCTCTTGAAGAGAACTCGTTGCATACCATCGTCCAAGTCCAGAGCCTGTTTTAGCCCAATTGGCTTGCTTCTTGTTGATCTGAAGTCGAAGAGGTGCAAACTGGTCATTGGAAACTCTGCCTTCCCAAACGAGCTCCAGCAGATCCGCGAGCAATTCCGTAGGTGGTTTGTCCATCTCTCTACTCAGTCGAGTTAAGAAGGTGGCACCACTCACTTCTAGAAGCTCTAACAATCGTGGATGCTTGCATGGAGCTAGTTCTGCGCTTGTCTGATTAATGAAAGGAGCATACAAAGGCTTAGACTCCGTGAGGAAGAAAGCAACCTTCCCCTCCTTGTCCCCTTCCTCCTTACGTCCCATCCAGAGGACCTCACCGGACGCGCATAACGTATCCAGGTGCTCCTTACGATACGGTGATACCCTCGATGGGAATATGATAGACTCCCAGTGAGACAAGGGTAGAAATAAGCCCTGCAGCCGCTCAATAACCGTCAAAAGGCCCTCACTGCCTTGTTGCTGAGTCCCTTGGAGAGCATGCTGCATAAAGGCGATCTGGCTGCACCATCTTGCTGGCTCGACTGGATCTGCCCGATTGCGGGCATGACGAATAGACAATCGAACGAGACGTGAT
This portion of the Cohnella abietis genome encodes:
- a CDS encoding transposase, whose product is MRAMSIRRFMEQFPDEQACRDYLFQVRWPRGFICTKCGENQYTLILTRHLYECSNCRTQISITANTVMHRTKLPLSYWLLTFYWVASGEQCSARKIAKTLQVQYRTALRLLDQVRYAMFRAEYDALFSFWLPNDKHATPYVVKKGKHKMVNKAGLFIKRHYRHVSPTSKHKYFYEYRFRSINQYDPAAAIDKLINSGSSTIYSLNEYHRKTISKKATV
- a CDS encoding PH domain-containing protein, which produces MLNENVLWEGKPFNYGIPSFTRYQITERRVIVEKGIFTKRREEIQLYRIRDITLKRNLLERILKFGDITIYSTDTTTPTYMLRNIRDSINVTDLLGQAAENARVKNRAQELTEIQVQ